A window of the Scylla paramamosain isolate STU-SP2022 chromosome 34, ASM3559412v1, whole genome shotgun sequence genome harbors these coding sequences:
- the LOC135090321 gene encoding tubulin beta chain-like gives MREILHLQTGQCGNQIGSKFWEIISDEHGIDPTGQYQQVSRDIEELQLERINVYFNEGSSYQHYVPRAILVDLEPGTMDSVKAGPYGQLFKPDNFVFGQSGAGNNWAKGHYTEGAELVDSVLDVVRKEAENCDCLQGFQLAHSLGGGTGSGMGTLLISKIREEYPDRIMNTFSVVPSPKVSDTVVEPYNATLSVHQLVENTDETYCIDNEALYDICFRTLKLQNPTYGDLNHLVSLTMSGVTTCLRFPGQLNADLRKLAVNMVPFPRLHFFMPGFAPLTARKAVSYRTLNVPELTQQMFDAKNMMAACDPRHGRYLTVAAVFRGKMSMKEVDEQMLNIQNKNTSYFVEWIPNNVKTAVCDIPPRGLKMASTFIGNSTAIQEIFKRISEQFTAMFRRKAFLHWYTGEGMDEMEFTEAESNMNDLVSEYQQYQEATVDDEEDFEEEDVQEEA, from the exons TTCTGGGAGATCATCAGTGACGAGCACGGAATCGACCCCACCGGACAGTACCAGCAGGTGAGCAGAGACATCGAGGAGCTGCAACTGGAGAGGATCAACGTGTACTTCAATGAGGGCTCCAGCTACCAGCACTATGTACCGAGGGCCATCCTTGTGGACCTCGAGCCAGGCACCATGGACTCCGTCAAGGCAGGACCCTACGGACAGCTCTTCAAACCAGATAACTTTGTGttcg GTCAGAGCGGCGCTGGCAACAACTGGGCGAAGGGACACTACACTGAGGGCGCCGAATTGGTGGACTCCGTGCTGGATGTGGTGAGGAAGGAGGCCGAGAACTGTGACTGTCTGCAGGGCTTCCAGCTGGCACACTCCCTCGGGGGCGGCACCGGCTCCGGCATGGGCACGCTGCTCATCTCCAAGATCCGTGAAGAATACCCGGACAGGATCATGAATACCTTCTCCGTTGTGCCCTCCCctaag GTCTCAGACACCGTGGTGGAGCCCTACAACGCCACTCTGTCAGTCCACCAGCTAGTCGAGAACACAGACGAGACTTACTGCATCGACAACGAAGCGCTCTACGACATTTGCTTCAGGACGCTCAAGCTACAGAACCCGACCTACGGCGATCTCAACCATCTCGTGTCCCTCACCATGTCCGGCGTGACCACCTGCCTGCGATTCCCTGGACAACTGAATGCCGATCTGCGTAAACTGGCTGTCAACATGGTACCTTTCCCACGCCTCCACTTCTTCATGCCTGGATTCGCGCCACTCACAGCCCGCAAAGCCGTGTCCTACAGAACCTTGAACGTCCCGGAACTGACCCAGCAGATGTTTGACGCTAAGAACATGATGGCAGCGTGCGACCCCCGCCACGGCCGCTACCTCACCGTAGCAGCCGTGTTCCGCGGTAAGATGTCCATGAAGGAAGTCGACGAGCAGATGCTGAATATCCAGAACAAGAACACGTCTTACTTCGTGGAATGGATCCCCAACAACGTGAAGACTGCGGTGTGTGACATTCCACCTAGGGGGCTCAAGATGGCCTCCACCTTCATCGGAAACTCGACGGCCATTCAGGAGATCTTCAAGCGAATCTCTGAGCAGTTCACGGCAATGTTCCGGCGCAAGGCTTTCCTCCACTGGTACACGGGCGAGGGCATGGACGAGATGGAGTTCACGGAGGCGGAGAGCAACATGAACGACCTGGTGAGCGAGTACCAGCAGTACCAGGAGGCCACCGtggacgacgaggaggactTCGAGGAGGAAGACGTGCAGGAGGAAGCTTAG